The following is a genomic window from Miscanthus floridulus cultivar M001 chromosome 14, ASM1932011v1, whole genome shotgun sequence.
CCTGTACAGCTGTACTGCCCGCCTCAATTTGACTCAATTCCCCTGCTTCTGTTAGAGCCGATTCTTTCGATTTACTGACTTGGCACGATTTCATTCTGCAGTTCAGTTCAAATGGCTGCTGAATCAGAGAACGGCAACTGCAATGCTTGGGCAGCGAGAGATCCTTCTGGAGTTCTCTCACCATACAGCTTTAACCGCAGGTGGCTTTCCCTCCCTCCTGATTTGATGAAAAGTTGCATCATTTTTATCACTCTGAATACAGTCTTCTTGCTATGCTAGACGCCTATATCTATTTCAGTGGGATATTTACGGACCGTATTGCTTCCATGCCTTTTTATGTATGTTATGTTTGGTTTTCAGTGTGTTCCATACCTGTTTTCAAATGAGCATGTCTAGTGTGGAGCAAGTAGTGCAGCTATTTCTTCTTGTGCTCTGTCAAACTAAATCATGACTGATGCTTAGTATGGGGCATTGGGTGAACATAATTTGAGTGTTATAATAGCAAAGAGCTTGTCTTTTTGTTCAGCTAGCTTATTGGTTTCATTTTCGTAACGTCTTCTTAAATCTTAAGAGAGCTAGCTAACATGTGTATAATAATTTTCAGAGCAGTGCAAAGCAGCGATGTTGCGCTGAAGATCATGTACTGTGGAGTATGTTATGCTGACGTTGGTCGGACACGGAATATGCTCAATGATTCAAAATATCCATTGGTTCCTGGGTGAGTGTTTTCAGATCAATGCATTGAATCCCTTGGATGAAAGAAAACATCATGAAAAGGCCGGGAGCTGAGGCGATGTTCCCACCGCTACCTCCCTcccccccaccgccgccgccaccaccatcgcCTCGGACCCCCGCGCCCCTCCCAACCACCCCGATCCAGAGCCACAATGCCTCCCCGCAGCCGGAACCGGAGATGCACCGGTCGCTTTGCTCCGAGCAGCCAGTCGACCGCCCCGGAGTTGTGCGCGTCATTGCCGGAAAAAGGAGACCAGGTATCGACTTCCAGGAACAGCTCCTCCAGGACTGCCATTCCATCGTCGCACCGATGTTCCTCGGCGTGGCACTCCTTCCTCCCCTTGCCCTCCGCTGAACCCTTTTCAAGTTTCCAACCTCCTCTCCTACTGTCTCGCCGCCCCGCCGGTGAAACTTCTTGCACGATCCTGTAGCCCATTCCTCTTCCAGGTGACAGTCGCCTCCGAGAATGTTGCTCGTCTAGTTGCCCTGCGAGGTCGCCTTAGGCTCGGCCCCCTGGAGCTCGCCATCCACGGCGATGAGGCGGCCGTCGTGGCCGCGGTGCAACGGGTGGCCATGCAATTCAATGCAAAACCACCGGCCCACCAACCTTGTGCCACTGTTTCTGACAGGGTGACAAAAAGGGGGTGTCGGCGCCCTTTCGTTCTCTGTTTGGGCCGTGATGGCCCGGCCGCCACGCTTCCCCCTCTGCTTCCCTTGCCCGCCCCCAATGCTGCCCTACCTGACACGATTGACGATCTTGCGCACAACAGTACCCCCGTGCGACACTGCAATCAGCCCGACGCGCCTAGCCTTAACCGCGAAGCTTCCCACGCGGTTACTGTGGATGTGGATAAGCCTTACCTTGCTGCTGTACTCAAGCCTCCGCTGCCTCCTCGCCCTCATGCTCCCACGAGCTTCCTCTCTCGCCGAATTTGTGCTTCCActgcctcgccgtcgaccaccacgTCAAGGACTGCCGCGACCCGGTACGCTGCCATCGCTGTGGGATCTCAGGACACGTGTCGCAATTGCCAATCCTCATTGTCCCGCTCGCCGAGCGTGGACTCTGCGGGCCGGGCTGCGTGCACGGCTCCTCTTGGGGCAAGCGCTGGCCTGCGCCGTGTAGATGGGAGCTCTCCTTCGGCTTCTTCCGAGGAGGATGTTCCCCCGCTCCACGACGTGCGCTCCCGGGCCTCCTCCGGCTCCGTGTCGCCGCCAAGGGAGGTGGACCCCGTGGACTCCGTGGAGGCCGATACGTCCTCGCCGACAGGTGCACGCGCGTGGTCTTCGTCCTGGTCGTCATCTTCGCCCTCGGCACGGGACCGGTCCCCGATTTCGCCATGGGCCCGGTCTCCACCCACGCGCTCACCACGCGTCCACGGCTCGCCATAGCTCTCGCCACGCACCGCGCGCGTTCTGACACCCCCGCTTTCACCTAACCGCGGAAAGGCCATGGCTGCTCCGTCCCAACCCGCATCGCGCTCCCCTTCACCCCCACCTACTCCCAACCCTACCTCCCAGACCGCGTCTCCGCGTCACAGCGTGGTCACCCACCCGCCGCCCCCTGCGCCCACAGCTACCTTATCCCCTATACCCGCTCGCGCTGCCTTCAGCAACTTTTCCTCCTCCCCGGAtgcttccacctccacctctgctCACGCCGCCTCCCCCCTTGCCGCCGCCCTAGATCTGTCCGATCCCTCGCTGTTCAATCCCCCGCTGCGCTGGGTTGGCTCACACAACTGCCTGTCCACCCTTGGGCACCGCAGGGCGACGTCCCCTGCGAGGTCTGACCTCATCTGGGAGGTTCACGCTTCCGACTCCCCCACGCCTTCCGGCTGGGCGTCTTTTGTTGAGCAATCTCAGAGGGAGTCCCGCTCTCCCTCTCCGGTCCATGATCCTCTGCCTGCCCAGGCGCCGATGGCTATGATTGCTCCGGTCGTTGCCGATGCTGGCGACCAGGTCGACTCCCCACCATGCCACCCCAACGACAACATCTCTCTTCCGGATATGGACGGCgtcccactagtagagaaacgagctGTACTTCCGGTTCTCAACCCCTTTCAGTCCcgatttcccaaccgggagcacgaatcagGGACTAAAGGGCCactcatttagtcccggtttctcgcccgggactaaagatccacctttagtcccggttggtaatactaaccggggctaaagaggtctcccggcctggccacgtgggccggccctttagtcccggttggtattaccaaccgggactaaaggttttcttttttttcttttcttttgtttctattttctttttcttttttttctattttcaattgatgattcgttcgcattctacgctgctagcgGGACTTTCAATTTTCgttcgcattctacgctgctaccgGGACTttcaatattttttctttttttgtttctattttcaattgatgattcgttttggcttttgaatacgtattctacgctgctagaatatacgtattctacacgtttataatgtttagTCAAGGATGCAGCGGTACGATCTTATAGAACAGATCCTATTCAAGTAAGATCGTGGTGCATGGCTTCagagctgagcttttaagttagctttcactcttttgagcaagcgaggtggtgctaataggtgggactggcCAGCAATTCCAACATATTACGTACTGGGGCACTCCATTCTGGTATATGCTCTCTCCTATGTGTGGGCTTCAGGTCGAGCTAGCCCATCGAGGCTCCTgtaaacgcccgggactaaaagacctttagtcccggctgataataccagccgggactaattgCAACAAATGCACGGCAAGTAAAGCACGGCAACAAGTAGAGCCGGGACTAATTGATACATATTGCTACTTCCTAGTACAAGTAAAGCACGGCAAGTAAAGCACGGCAACAAGTAGAGCCGGGACTAATTGATACATATTGCTACTTCCTAGTACAAGTAAAGCACGACAACAAATGCAAGCAGGGGACAGCACCCTGTCAGTGTCAGCTCAAAAGCTGCCTGTTACAGTttcaagctttagtcccggttggagacagcaaccgggactaaaggtctctttctagtcccggacggagcctccagccaggagtagacttttactcctggttgtagggaccaaccgagagtaaaagttaacctttagtcccggttggtagctccaaccgggactaaaggtcccctacagcaaaagtctgccgcagtagccgttgggcagggacctttagtcccgattagacctacaaaccgggactaaaggtctctctagtcccgggcgcgaaatataccgggactaaagccaaatttcgaactgtatcaaatgtcgtttctctactagtgcccaGAGGTGACTGAGGTCATCTGGATGTCCAGCGATGGCGACCAAGGGTTCTCCCATCAGGTTGCGTTTGCCTACACCGAGCTGGTCGGTCCTAACGACAGCCCGGGGGCCTTCATCCAGGCGGTCATCATGCTCTCTGCTCATGACGCCCGGTTCCGCCTCTTCCCCTCATCCATGGGGGCTATGATGGTGGTTTTTGATACCGCCCTGGGTCGCGATGAGGTGGTCTTTGAGTACCCCATCCACTACAACTGTGGGATAGTCATAAATCGTCCCATCGGAGCTCAGGGAGAACCGCTTCAACCATGACTCCATGAGCCTAAATGGCACTTGGCGGTGTAGGCTACTCGGTTCCCCCCCGAGCACTGGAATCTGCGCGGGATCCCGGAGGCTCTCCGGGGCATTGGGGATGTGCTGGAGATCGACGCCGACTGCATCGACGGTGACTACTCCTCCGTCCGCGCCATTGTGGCTAGTCGTCACCACGATGGCATCCCGGAGCGGGTGAACATCGCCAACCCAAATGGCCTCGGTACCAACTTTAGCGTTGAGGTCCTCCAGGCCTGGCCCAGGcacaactggattcaggttctttgccgagtgtctgaggcacttggcaaaggtcaaattgcactcggcaaagcctttgccgagtgcagcactcggcaaagaacacacggcaaaaaattgatcggcaaaggtctctttgccgagtgtcttttatcgggcactcggcaaaggctttgctgagtgccccggtgacactcggcaaagaaaagcgaccgtcatggCGCCGGTTTcattgacggtcactttgccgagtgccaacccttcaggcactcggcaaagattttttattttttttaaaaaaaattctttgccgagtgccaacccttcaggcactcggcaaagatgttttatttttttttaaatttctttgccgagtgccaagccttgaggcactcggcaaagatttttttttaattttttttttaaatttctttgccgagtgccctctggctggcactcggcaaagtttgaattttttttaaatttctttgccgagtgctctcttccccgcactcggcaaagtttaattttttttttaaaattctttgccgagtggcatggtcagagcactcggcaaagatttttttatttttttttttaaatttctttgccgagtgccctctggctggcactcggcaaatatttttttaaatttctttgccgagtgctctcttccctgcactcggcaaagtttaaattttttttaaaaaaaattctttaccgagtgccatggtcagAGCACTCgacaagatttttttatttttttttaaatttctttgccgagtgccttctgtccggcactcggcaaagttggaatttttttaaaaaaaaattatttgccgagtgccatggtcacaacactcggcaaagctggaaaactGGTTTTCTGGGCGcccattttccagctttgccgagtgctgtgaccatggcactcggcaaaggactcctttgccgagtgcaacactcggcaaagtgaccaaaaatggcaatttttaattttttttacattccatcatgccaaataaattcatacaaacatatatcacatatatatctcattcatcacatatatatatctcatccatcacatatatatctcatccatccgcacatatcacatccatcacaatatatatcacatatataataataagtactcaagtccatccaaataaatccacaagtccatcaaagtccacaagtccatcaccaagtgaacaacaaatgaaaaaaatacaacgtgcactcattaTGATTAACAATACAGTAGAAAAACCTATATTTTTCACATAAATATGGCTGGTATGACTAATATGAAGGAAGCAACTGGGATCTGTGAGGTACATCAAAAGCCTGAATCATACTTATTAAAGTTCTTGAAAGCAGCTGTGTCATCTAGTTCTCCTCTCATATCCAGAGGATACGGTTCACCATTTACCAAGGTAAATGGGTTCATCTCAAGAAATGAGAAATCCAAGTCTGCAAAAGAACCAAAGAGCATCACACGTTGAGTGTTGAAACTGGAAAAGCAACAACTACAAACTGTCTGCCTTTGAAAAGCAAGGGTGAGGTACCTTGGAAAACAGAAAATACACCTCTAATGAAATCACCTATTTTTGTGCGGACCTGAAATTCAAGCACGGATCATCAATGAGAATCAACTGAGAATTGATGGTTAATCAAGAATCTGAGAATGACCAGCAGCAGCGAGTTCCAAGCCTTACTGGGAACAAAACAAATGGTATAATAAATAAACAAGTAACAGTGCAATAGCTGACCTCCAATGGCAGGGTGGCGATCAATGGAGCACATGCGTCAGGTGTCATTTGCTTCTCTGTGGGAAGAAAGATAGTCTTAACCTTGTCCCAGTTCTCCTCGATCTCAATACCTCCACACTCTGAGAAACTAATGGTGCTGCCAAGCCTTTCTGATACAATGGAAAGGTAATACTCTTGGTCATGCGGCACAAATGGCTCAACTATGAAGGTTGTAATTGGAGCTTTGCAGCCACCCATCTCGACCTAGATACATGAGCAAATTCAGTCATACAGATTATAAATAGCTTTAACGATCAGGTTTGTGCTGGTAAAAGCATATGGCAAGGTGACCTTCAAAAAAAAGCATGGCAAGATGCTAGTCATGACAGTACCTCAACTCCCAACCGCTCCTTGACAAATTGGCGAACTTGGGCAAGATCTAGGTTGAGGGCCACAAGTCCACTCTTCCCACGTTTCCCAAAGAGCATGTCAGGTTTCACAACCAACTTCATAGATGAGAGCCATGGCTCCTGGTTTGCAAGCTCAGTGAAATCCGTTGACTGTGTGACCTGTGATTAAGCATTCTGAAAATTCAATCAACTGGTCTTGAGGAATATGTAAAAAACAGGGATGCTATAGTGAATGAAAGAAGATAACTAATATAGAACATCAGAACCTGAAGAACCTCCCTTGAGAGTAATCAAACTCGATCTGTGTAACTGTATTTCTACAACCAATAAACCCAGCTAATGCAAAACACTAAGCAAGTGCACCTTCAAAGAGAACCCAAGTAAAATGAACCGGTTGTTTCCTATCTGTTGAATGGCAACTAAAAACGAAGACAATCTGTTGGTGTTACCTAGATGATCTACTGGTTTTTGACACAGACACAGTTTATCAGAGTAAAATTCCCCTAAACCAAACTATATAACTGCTACTTGAAAATTCTGGTTTCTATGGAGGTTGAGATTTCAATGACCACAGCCATAGACCTTGCAAATCCATTCTATGGAGCGAGCTAACTCCGGCAGACCAGCACCCGATCCTGTTCCTACGGTGACCGCGCGCAAGATGGTGGGTGCTGATTATGATTATCCAAGACATGGAGATTCATTTGGATAGAACAGGAAAAGCAGGAGCCGTCACTGCCAACCTAATAAAATCAGGACTCGTCACTCTGATCCAGCATTTCAATTTGTGCAGCTTGTGCTTTTGAAAAAGCTTACCCCAAATAACACTAAATAAATCCACATGATGCTCTTTTCACAAAGTCACAGCCAGCCAGCCGACAAACAACTATAGCGTCAATACGAAACTAGCTTAGCTCTGTCCTAGCTTGCGCCATTTGAGCTTCAAGTACTCTACATGTATCAGGTATACCAATAAATCATACTGCAAGAGCAAGCAAAGCGACAAGGTACAAGCATACTAAATTCCCCCTCCAACATTGCATCTCGACTCACACACAAGGTAGAACTAATCAATCTGAACTATCTTAGAAAACTAAGTACAGTCAGTTCAATTCCCCCCTTTTCATCATCCATGTTTCTGATCTAAAAAATACAAtaaaatcatttcatgtattttaTGATTTTATCATGGCTGATAGGAACTGAAAAACAAAAATAAGAATTTGGTACTGCACCGAAGGTAGGAGAACTAAGGCTCCTTGTTCAACACAAACAGATATGCTGCTGGATGGTAAAGCTAGCCCGGACCTGACGACGCTATGCAGTAATGAACTTTTGATTTGACAGTCAAAATTAGCAGGGCCATATGCATCAGCAATTCAACATGCTATTTTAATTCGTTTCGATCCAATCAGCTGATATATGCATCAAACTAACTACATTTTATGCTATCAAAGAACCGCATTAATAAGCAATGCCCTGGTGTTGATATTTATGGTACTAGTTAGCAATCCAGCAGGCATTGGAACTCTATAGGGTCCGAGTCCTCAAGCAGAAGGCCACTCACTTTGATGGAGGCGGACATGGTTTCCAATATCGgccgaaatctcctgatattttcgatatatcctctttatccgtaggtgccgataagaaaatatctatctttttcgtacaaattttgtttaaatttatttaaatttacttaaatttaaattaaattttatttgaatttggtccgatatttccgatatatcatgtttatcctctttatctgtgacccccgataaattttaattgccgaaaatgaaaaccttggaGGCGGATGATCCGAAGCTGAAGGCGCTCGCTGCCGTCTTGTAGCCCAGCTCCACGGTCTTGCGTGCTCGCGGTGGAGTCTCGCCGAGTGCTCGAGTCGCCGTCTGCCCGTCTCAGTGGCTTGGCCTCTCTGCTCCTGCCTCCTGCTCcgtcctgctggctgctgcttgcTGCGTTGCGGTGAATGAACTAGCCGCTGGCACGGGCGCgcgggcggcgctggcgcggtggggcgggcggcgcgggcgagcgggcagcggcggcgccggcgcgggcggtggcggcaggcggcgcgggcgcgcgggcggccgGGCGGCGTGGGCCCGGCGTGGGGGCGGGGGCGTGGGcgggccggcgtgggcgcggTGGCTGGCTGCGGCTGTCTGCTTGACTGCCCGGCTGGCCGAAAGCGTTTAAGTCCCAAccgctcctttgccgagtgccggatcaggcaggcactcggcaaagatttgatttttttttaaaaaaaattctttgccgagtgtcccagatttggcactcggcaaagatttaatttttttaaaaaaaaatctttgccgagtgtctcagatctgacactcgacaaagatttgattttttttttaaaaaaattctttgccgagtgccccagatctggcactcggcaaagatttaatttttttttaaaattctttgccgagtgtctcagatctggcgctcggcaaagaaatttttttaaaaaaaatactttgccgagtgcccctggcatggcactcggcaaagatttaattttttttatataatttctttgccgagtgctcctgtggatgcattcggcaaagaggaaatttaaaaaaaaattaaaacactctttgccgagtgccttatgcctggcactcggcaaagacaccctttgccgagtgccatgccccggcattcggcaaagtttttttgttttttttgtttttggcctctaatttttttgtgcagcctttttaaagcaccaggaactcctagttacaatttggagattttttgtggctttttgatatatttagttactttatttcgtttacttgaatttttccaaaaaaaaatagaaatttgaaggtatgaataatggagtttaatgattcaaaaattgatagtcatgttagtgagtgttgtgagaggccgtatccaggaacggacccgaaatttcggacatcttgttcacgaaacatgtccgcgaaattacgtgtgaagtgtttttaaattctataaaaagcaaacgaagtccgaaaatcatgaaacttgttgagatcgatgtcgtgatatcatatatggaggctacgatgcttacaaactaggACATCTCTACAcgtgatatcagatctcacatcAAGGTCAGAGGCCCCATGCCACCTTTGCCACGCCTACCCAtcatcatcaaggtcagaggCCCCATGCCTGCCTCCAAGGCTGTCCTGGCTCTTCCGTGGCACGCTGCAGCCTCTGTGGCCGGTCCGTGCCTCGATGCCGCCGTAACTAGCGCTGAGCCTACGCAAGCCGACGCCGTCGCGCATGCTGTCGACCCTGTCCCTGACCATGGAGCGCCGACACCGACCCGCTTCTACCTGTGGCGCCTGGGAGGGCTGGGAATGTCACTACCGCGCCACCGAGGTCCAGTCCACGACTGGCGGCCCTGGCTTCTGCCTCCTTCGTCGAGATGACGGCCAAGGCGGTCACCAGGAAGGCGCTACGTGACAGCCTTGCACCGTGCTCCAACGAGCTTAAGAAGCAGGTGCACGCGGCCCGCGTCCTCAAGAAGAAGAACCCCCTCAAAGCCCTCGACCTCAAACGGCTAGCCAAGGAGGCTGGCCTTGATGATCAAAGCAG
Proteins encoded in this region:
- the LOC136503784 gene encoding uncharacterized protein → MAAPSQPASRSPSPPPTPNPTSQTASPRHSVVTHPPPPAPTATLSPIPARAAFSNFSSSPDASTSTSAHAASPLAAALDLSDPSLFNPPLRWVGSHNCLSTLGHRRATSPARSDLIWEVHASDSPTPSGWASFVEQSQRESRSPSPVHDPLPAQAPMAMIAPVVADAGDQVDSPPCHPNDNISLPDMDGVPLVEKRACPEVTEVIWMSSDGDQGFSHQVAFAYTELVGPNDSPGAFIQAVIMLSAHDARFRLFPSSMGAMMVVFDTALGRDEATRFPPEHWNLRGIPEALRGIGDVLEIDADCIDGDYSSVRAIVASRHHDGIPERVNIANPNGLGSNWDL
- the LOC136506016 gene encoding ATP-citrate synthase alpha chain protein 3-like, producing MKLVVKPDMLFGKRGKSGLVALNLDLAQVRQFVKERLGVEVEMGGCKAPITTFIVEPFVPHDQEYYLSIVSERLGSTISFSECGGIEIEENWDKVKTIFLPTEKQMTPDACAPLIATLPLEVRTKIGDFIRGVFSVFQDLDFSFLEMNPFTLVNGEPYPLDMRGELDDTAAFKNFNKYDSGF